One window of Candidatus Methylocalor cossyra genomic DNA carries:
- a CDS encoding ribonuclease HII produces MAGQLGSIVAGYDEVGRGCIAGPVIAAAVLFRAGDCPVPGLADSKTLDAQQRAALAPVITRRAVAWAIGRAEVGEIDRLNILEASLLAMRRAHAALPVAPDWALVDGNRYPGLPCPGRAVIGGDRSEPVISAASILAKVFRDREMGVLDLLHPGYGFAAHKGYPTQSHRLALKALGISPAHRRSFAPVRQLAERLCTSD; encoded by the coding sequence ATGGCAGGACAGCTAGGATCCATTGTCGCCGGATATGACGAAGTGGGGCGCGGGTGCATCGCCGGCCCGGTCATCGCCGCGGCGGTGTTATTCCGCGCCGGGGACTGCCCGGTCCCGGGACTGGCCGATTCCAAGACCCTCGACGCCCAGCAGCGCGCCGCCCTGGCCCCAGTGATCACGCGCCGGGCCGTGGCTTGGGCCATAGGCCGGGCCGAGGTGGGCGAGATCGATCGCCTGAACATCCTGGAGGCCAGCCTGCTGGCCATGCGGCGCGCCCACGCCGCGCTACCGGTGGCGCCCGACTGGGCCTTAGTGGACGGCAACCGCTATCCCGGGCTACCCTGCCCCGGTCGCGCCGTGATCGGCGGCGATCGCAGCGAACCGGTCATTTCCGCGGCGTCCATTCTGGCCAAAGTGTTCCGCGATCGGGAAATGGGCGTTCTGGACCTGCTCCATCCCGGCTATGGGTTCGCTGCCCACAAGGGCTATCCGACCCAATCGCACCGCCTGGCCCTCAAAGCCTTGGGTATCAGCCCCGCCCACCGGCGGTCCTTCGCGCCGGTCCGGCAGTTGGCCGAGCGCCTGTGCACCTCGGACTGA